A genomic stretch from Candidatus Methylacidiphilales bacterium includes:
- a CDS encoding NAD-dependent epimerase/dehydratase family protein, with amino-acid sequence MARIHIMDGRDRNPALERIALVESDYFNSKIIITGGLGFIGSNLARRLVALGADVTLVDSLIPAYGGNRFNIHDIEKEVHVNISDVRDAASLEQLVQGKDYLFNLAGQTSHLDSMEDPFTDLEINCQAQLSILEVCRKVNPSIKIVFASTRQLYGRPDYLPVDEKHLLRPVDVNGINKMAGEWYHILYNNVYDIRSSSLRLTNTIGPGMRIKDARQTFVGIWIRRLLEGRDFEVWGGEQLRDFNHVGDVVDAFLLAATNEKAHGEIFNLGSAPPVSLRHVAELLIKIHGSGHYEIKKYPDDRKRIDIGDYYGNYGHIKETLGWEPRTTLADSLSCTLDYYRRNMEHYL; translated from the coding sequence ATGGCACGAATTCACATCATGGACGGGCGTGACAGGAACCCGGCATTGGAAAGAATAGCGCTTGTGGAATCCGATTATTTCAACAGCAAGATCATTATCACCGGTGGGTTGGGATTCATCGGATCCAACCTCGCCAGGCGCCTTGTCGCGCTTGGGGCGGATGTCACGCTGGTTGACAGCCTGATCCCCGCTTACGGCGGAAACAGGTTTAACATTCACGACATTGAAAAGGAAGTCCACGTTAACATTTCCGATGTGCGGGATGCCGCAAGCCTCGAACAACTTGTCCAAGGCAAGGATTATCTGTTTAATCTTGCCGGCCAGACCAGTCACCTCGACTCGATGGAAGATCCGTTCACTGACTTGGAAATCAATTGCCAGGCCCAGCTTTCCATTCTGGAAGTTTGCCGCAAAGTGAACCCCTCGATAAAAATTGTCTTTGCCAGTACGCGCCAGCTTTATGGACGCCCGGACTATCTGCCCGTTGATGAAAAGCATCTATTGCGGCCGGTCGATGTCAACGGGATCAACAAAATGGCGGGTGAGTGGTATCACATTCTTTACAACAACGTGTACGACATCCGCTCCAGTTCGTTGCGGCTCACAAATACCATCGGCCCAGGGATGCGCATCAAGGATGCGCGTCAGACATTTGTCGGCATCTGGATCCGTCGGCTGCTTGAAGGACGGGATTTTGAAGTGTGGGGTGGGGAACAGCTTCGTGATTTTAATCATGTCGGTGATGTGGTGGACGCCTTTTTACTGGCCGCTACCAACGAAAAAGCCCACGGCGAAATCTTCAATTTGGGCTCAGCTCCGCCGGTCTCCTTAAGGCATGTTGCGGAACTCCTGATAAAAATTCACGGATCGGGTCACTATGAGATCAAAAAATATCCTGATGACCGGAAACGGATCGATATCGGAGATTACTATGGAAATTACGGGCATATTAAAGAGACGCTTGGCTGGGAGCCTCGCACGACGCTTGCGGATTCGCTCAGTTGTACATTGGATTATTACCGCAGGAACATGGAGCATTACTTGTAA
- a CDS encoding glycosyltransferase family 39 protein, with translation MIKLFHKFRRTWPLLLVLAYYAIAAGAMARTKLPWIDEAFVANPAYNLLHGHGLVTDFYEPADHTNETFARYTYWMPPVWFLVLAAWFKMLGFGLMQQRCLSVIWGAVCLIATYMIGWKVSGRRAVGLLASALLASDFLFLNHAADGRMDMMVAACSFSAYAIYLLLRERNLAYAVLASQTLIVLAGLTNPIGIIGWLGMLYLVLILDWKRLRPGLLLPAIAPYLAGGVLWGIYISKNVPVFLEQFGEKTSAPDLNPLTALAGEIAVRYLPLYGVDISGHVKALSGLIIFLVYSGGVAGAWWIFLHRRRLAEGLLPGLWAIEFAGMAFLITLKSDYHMPQILPLYALLLAGFAVELWNWKGGRIAACGLVAALLICQLSIVAHKVRADYYSNLYLPVSRMVDAQDEGRIISAGPEFGFSNGFRSNLKDDFFYGYYTGKIPDLIVVRKGAAKAKPSDPKLDAYLKDLFANRLQLSYENSCYLVFAKKDGSGHP, from the coding sequence ATGATTAAACTGTTTCACAAGTTCCGGCGAACTTGGCCTCTCCTGCTGGTGCTGGCTTATTATGCAATAGCCGCAGGTGCGATGGCGCGAACCAAGCTGCCCTGGATCGATGAGGCTTTTGTAGCCAATCCTGCCTACAATTTGCTGCATGGGCACGGCCTCGTGACTGACTTTTATGAACCCGCTGACCATACGAATGAAACCTTTGCCCGGTACACGTATTGGATGCCGCCAGTTTGGTTCCTCGTTTTGGCCGCGTGGTTCAAAATGCTTGGATTCGGCCTCATGCAACAAAGATGCCTGTCCGTAATCTGGGGAGCGGTATGTTTGATTGCTACCTACATGATTGGTTGGAAGGTGAGCGGACGCCGCGCCGTTGGTTTGCTGGCTTCCGCTCTGCTGGCTTCCGATTTTCTGTTTTTAAACCATGCTGCGGACGGCCGAATGGACATGATGGTCGCAGCTTGCTCCTTTTCAGCTTATGCCATTTATTTGCTGCTGCGGGAAAGAAACCTGGCTTACGCAGTGCTTGCGTCACAGACCCTGATCGTACTGGCGGGATTGACAAATCCGATTGGAATCATCGGCTGGTTGGGGATGCTGTATCTTGTGTTGATTCTGGATTGGAAGCGACTGCGCCCCGGCCTGTTGTTGCCGGCAATTGCTCCATATCTTGCGGGAGGAGTGTTGTGGGGGATTTACATTTCAAAAAATGTACCTGTTTTCCTGGAACAATTCGGTGAAAAAACGTCGGCACCGGACCTCAACCCATTGACGGCATTGGCCGGTGAAATCGCAGTGCGTTATTTGCCGCTTTACGGGGTAGATATTTCAGGTCATGTAAAGGCTCTTTCCGGACTGATAATTTTCCTGGTTTACTCGGGCGGCGTTGCCGGAGCTTGGTGGATCTTTTTACACCGACGCAGGCTCGCCGAGGGGCTGTTACCCGGATTGTGGGCGATTGAATTTGCAGGGATGGCCTTTCTTATCACGCTGAAATCCGACTACCACATGCCGCAAATCCTGCCGCTGTATGCCCTGCTTTTGGCGGGTTTTGCAGTGGAACTTTGGAATTGGAAGGGTGGAAGGATTGCGGCCTGCGGGCTGGTTGCGGCTCTTTTGATATGTCAGTTATCCATTGTTGCGCACAAAGTGCGAGCAGATTATTACAGCAATCTCTATTTGCCGGTATCGCGCATGGTGGATGCCCAGGATGAGGGCAGGATTATCAGTGCCGGCCCGGAATTTGGTTTCAGCAACGGATTCCGGTCCAATCTAAAGGACGACTTTTTCTATGGATATTATACCGGAAAAATCCCGGACCTGATCGTGGTAAGAAAGGGAGCTGCGAAAGCAAAGCCATCAGACCCGAAATTGGATGCGTATTTGAAAGACTTGTTTGCGAACCGCCTCCAATTGAGCTACGAGAACAGTTGTTATCTGGTGTTTGCCAAAAAAGACGGGTCCGGGCATCCATGA